A stretch of Mycobacteriales bacterium DNA encodes these proteins:
- the phoU gene encoding phosphate signaling complex protein PhoU, which yields MTGTRQPHEELAELKADVIRLGGLASEAIEAGTAAFLDADLPAVERVIAGDRAIDALMRSIEARTYLLLARRQPAPADLRMLVTILRVVHELERTGDLMVNVAKATRRLYPYTLEPRVRGIVDRMREQAGVQLRLAVDTFADGDLARAAALPDMDDVIDDLQKDLFRVIFAAKVDDEGDVQRAVQVALVGRYFERIGDHAANVAERVEFLVTGVLHDTDATAPA from the coding sequence GTGACCGGGACGCGGCAGCCCCACGAGGAGCTGGCCGAGCTGAAGGCCGACGTGATCCGCCTCGGCGGGCTCGCGTCGGAGGCGATCGAGGCGGGGACGGCGGCGTTCCTCGACGCGGACCTCCCGGCGGTCGAGCGGGTCATCGCCGGCGACCGCGCGATCGACGCGCTGATGCGCTCGATCGAGGCGCGGACGTACCTGCTGCTGGCCCGCCGGCAGCCGGCGCCGGCCGACCTGCGGATGCTGGTCACGATCCTGCGCGTCGTGCACGAGCTGGAACGCACCGGGGACCTCATGGTCAACGTCGCCAAGGCCACGCGGCGGCTCTACCCGTACACGCTGGAGCCGCGGGTGCGCGGCATCGTCGACCGAATGCGCGAGCAGGCGGGCGTGCAGCTCCGGCTGGCGGTCGACACGTTCGCCGACGGCGACCTCGCCCGCGCGGCGGCGCTGCCGGACATGGACGACGTCATCGACGACCTCCAGAAGGACCTGTTCCGCGTCATCTTCGCGGCGAAGGTGGACGACGAGGGCGACGTGCAGCGGGCGGTGCAGGTCGCGCTCGTCGGCCGGTACTTCGAGCGCATCGGCGACCACGCCGCCAACGTCGCGGAGCGCGTGGAGTTCCTCGTCACCGGCGTGCTGCACGACACCGACGCGACCGCCCCGGCGTAA
- a CDS encoding response regulator transcription factor has protein sequence MPTILVVEDEESYVEALEIGLTREGYDVVVARDGIEALERFRARPPDLVLLDLMLPRLSGVEVCRQLRETSRVPIIMVTAKTTETDTVVGLEIGADDYVAKPYRVRELVARIRAVLRRAAGAPADGGGPAPLRVGDVCLDPERHEVTVRGEPVPMPLREFELLETLLANAGRVMTRHALIGRVWGADYVGDTKTLDVHVKRLRAKIEDDPAHPVRITTIRGLGYRYEEAAR, from the coding sequence GTGCCGACGATCCTGGTGGTGGAGGACGAGGAGTCCTACGTCGAGGCGCTGGAGATCGGCCTCACCCGCGAGGGGTACGACGTCGTCGTCGCGCGCGACGGCATCGAGGCGCTGGAACGCTTCCGCGCCCGCCCGCCGGACCTGGTGCTGCTCGACCTGATGCTGCCGCGGCTGTCCGGCGTCGAGGTCTGCCGGCAGCTCCGCGAGACCTCGCGCGTGCCGATCATCATGGTCACGGCCAAGACCACCGAGACCGACACCGTCGTCGGCCTGGAGATCGGCGCCGACGACTACGTCGCGAAGCCGTACCGCGTCCGCGAGCTGGTCGCGCGCATCCGCGCGGTGCTGCGGCGGGCGGCGGGCGCGCCCGCGGACGGCGGCGGGCCGGCGCCGTTGCGCGTCGGCGACGTCTGCCTCGACCCGGAACGCCACGAGGTCACCGTCCGCGGGGAGCCGGTGCCGATGCCGTTGCGGGAGTTCGAGCTGCTCGAGACGCTGCTGGCCAACGCCGGCCGCGTAATGACGCGGCACGCGCTCATCGGCCGCGTCTGGGGCGCCGACTACGTCGGCGACACGAAGACGCTCGACGTCCACGTGAAGCGGCTGCGGGCGAAGATCGAGGACGACCCGGCCCACCCGGTCCGGATCACGACGATCCGCGGCCTCGGCTACCGGTACGAGGAGGCGGCGCGGTGA
- a CDS encoding ATP-binding protein, translating into MNEDLLRAAFDALPLGVVVADPSGETVLRNRRARALAAARHSDAIAARALDDLLALAAGGPQRRTLELHGPPPRMLDLTAEPVTEDDDLLGVVAVLHDVSERHRVDAVRRDFVANVSHELRTPVGALRVLAETLQDERDIDVAHRLAARILTEADRATRIIEDLLDLSRIEAEGVQVRRRVPVADLLAEAAERVAPAAQRCEVTLDVALPDDGVEVVGDDRQLVSAFANLLDNAVKYSEPGRTVSVRVSHDEEWLDVAVADQGAGIPAKDLARIFERFYRVDRARSRATGGTGLGLAIVRHVVANHAGDVRVESREGEGSTFTVRLPWARG; encoded by the coding sequence ATGAACGAGGACCTGCTCCGGGCGGCGTTCGACGCGCTGCCGCTCGGGGTCGTCGTCGCGGACCCGTCGGGCGAGACGGTGCTGCGCAACCGCCGCGCCCGCGCGCTCGCCGCCGCCCGGCACTCCGACGCGATCGCGGCGCGCGCGCTCGACGACCTGCTCGCGCTGGCCGCCGGCGGCCCGCAACGCCGCACCCTCGAGCTGCACGGCCCCCCGCCGCGGATGCTCGACCTGACCGCCGAGCCGGTGACCGAGGACGACGACCTGCTCGGCGTCGTCGCGGTGCTGCACGACGTGAGCGAACGGCACCGCGTCGACGCGGTGCGCCGCGACTTCGTCGCGAACGTCTCGCACGAGCTGCGCACGCCGGTCGGCGCGCTGCGGGTGCTGGCGGAGACGTTGCAGGACGAGCGCGACATCGACGTCGCGCACCGGCTCGCGGCGCGCATCCTCACCGAGGCCGACCGGGCGACGCGGATCATCGAGGACCTGCTGGACCTGTCGCGAATCGAGGCGGAGGGCGTGCAGGTGCGCCGCCGCGTCCCCGTCGCGGACCTGCTCGCCGAGGCCGCGGAACGCGTGGCGCCCGCCGCGCAGCGGTGCGAGGTGACGCTCGACGTCGCGCTCCCCGACGACGGGGTCGAGGTGGTCGGCGACGACCGCCAGCTCGTCAGCGCGTTCGCGAACCTCCTCGACAACGCCGTGAAGTACAGCGAGCCGGGGCGCACCGTGTCGGTGCGGGTCAGCCACGACGAGGAGTGGCTGGACGTCGCGGTCGCGGACCAGGGCGCCGGCATCCCGGCGAAGGACCTGGCCCGCATCTTCGAGCGGTTCTACCGGGTGGACCGGGCGCGTTCCCGGGCTACGGGCGGCACCGGGCTCGGCCTGGCGATCGTCCGCCACGTCGTCGCCAACCACGCCGGCGACGTGCGGGTGGAGTCGCGCGAGGGCGAGGGGTCGACGTTCACCGTCCGGCTGCCGTGGGCGAGGGGGTGA
- the erpA gene encoding iron-sulfur cluster insertion protein ErpA: MTETQTAPSTVVLSDAAAAKVKALLEQEGRDDLALRIAVQPGGCSGLRYQLFFDERTLDGDTFHEFGGVKVVVDRMSGPYLGGATIDFVDTIEKQGFTIDNPNAKGSCACGESFH; encoded by the coding sequence ATGACCGAGACGCAGACCGCCCCCTCGACCGTCGTCCTCAGCGACGCCGCGGCCGCGAAGGTCAAGGCGCTGCTCGAGCAGGAGGGCCGCGACGACCTCGCGCTGCGCATCGCCGTGCAGCCCGGTGGCTGCTCCGGCCTGCGCTACCAGCTGTTCTTCGACGAGCGCACGCTCGACGGCGACACGTTCCACGAGTTCGGCGGCGTCAAGGTCGTCGTCGACCGGATGAGCGGGCCGTACCTCGGCGGCGCGACGATCGACTTCGTCGACACCATCGAGAAGCAGGGCTTCACGATCGACAACCCGAACGCCAAGGGCTCCTGCGCCTGCGGCGAGTCGTTCCACTAG
- a CDS encoding thiolase family protein produces MAEAFLVGGVRTPMGKYGGQLSSVRPDDLAALVVGEAVRRAGVDPDAVDEVVLGAANQSGEDNRNVARMALLLAGLPVETPAYTVNRLCASGLTAISAAAAQVRAGEADLIVAGGVESMTRAPYVMAKPGTPWAKAPEVFDTSLGWRFVNPRMAAVPKRTLSMGETAEEVAALDGITREDSDAWALRSHDRAVDAQKAGRFEPEIVAVDGIDTDEGPRPGSTLEKLAGLKPVFRAGGVVTAGSSSPLSDGAAALLVASEAAVERYGLTPRARVVTSAAAGVEPHLMGLGPVPATEKALARAGWTARDLDAVEVNEAFAVQVLACLRRLRIEADVVNADGGAIALGHPLGCSGARLAVTLLGRMERDGAARGLATMCVGVGQGAAMLVERA; encoded by the coding sequence ATGGCGGAAGCGTTCCTCGTCGGCGGCGTCCGCACGCCGATGGGCAAGTACGGCGGTCAGCTCTCCTCGGTGCGCCCCGACGACCTCGCGGCGCTCGTCGTCGGCGAGGCGGTGCGGCGCGCGGGCGTCGACCCGGACGCGGTCGACGAGGTCGTCCTCGGCGCGGCGAACCAGTCCGGCGAGGACAACCGCAACGTCGCCCGGATGGCGTTGCTGCTCGCCGGGCTGCCGGTCGAGACGCCCGCGTACACGGTCAACCGGCTCTGCGCCAGCGGCCTCACCGCCATCTCGGCGGCGGCCGCGCAGGTGCGCGCCGGCGAGGCCGACCTGATCGTGGCGGGCGGCGTCGAGTCGATGACCCGGGCGCCGTATGTCATGGCCAAGCCGGGGACGCCGTGGGCGAAGGCGCCGGAGGTGTTCGACACCTCGCTCGGCTGGCGGTTCGTCAACCCGCGGATGGCGGCGGTGCCGAAGCGCACGCTGTCGATGGGGGAGACGGCCGAGGAGGTCGCCGCGCTCGATGGCATCACGCGCGAGGACTCCGACGCGTGGGCGCTGCGTTCGCACGACCGGGCCGTCGACGCGCAGAAGGCCGGGCGGTTCGAGCCGGAGATCGTCGCCGTCGACGGCATCGACACCGACGAGGGGCCGCGGCCCGGCTCGACGCTGGAGAAGCTCGCCGGCCTCAAGCCGGTGTTCCGCGCCGGCGGGGTCGTCACCGCCGGCTCGTCGTCGCCGCTGTCCGACGGCGCGGCGGCGCTGCTCGTCGCCAGCGAGGCCGCCGTCGAGCGGTACGGCCTCACGCCGCGCGCCCGCGTCGTCACCTCCGCCGCGGCCGGCGTCGAGCCGCACCTGATGGGCCTCGGCCCGGTGCCCGCGACCGAGAAGGCGCTGGCCCGCGCCGGCTGGACCGCCCGCGACCTGGACGCGGTCGAGGTCAACGAGGCGTTCGCCGTGCAGGTGCTCGCCTGCCTGCGCCGGCTGCGGATCGAGGCCGACGTCGTCAACGCCGACGGCGGCGCGATCGCGCTCGGCCACCCGCTCGGCTGCTCCGGCGCGCGGCTGGCCGTCACGCTGCTCGGCCGGATGGAGCGCGACGGCGCCGCGCGCGGCCTCGCCACCATGTGCGTCGGCGTCGGCCAGGGCGCCGCGATGCTCGTCGAACGCGCCTGA
- a CDS encoding carbohydrate kinase family protein, protein MRIAVTGSIATDYLMTFSGRFADQLLPDQLDRLSLSFLAEELDLRRGGVAANIAFGMAVLGERPILVGAVGSDWGDYESWLSRHGVDTSGVHVSDLKHTARFFCTTDAAQCQVATFYPGAMSEARDIELAPVAERAGGLDLVVVSPNDPQAMLRHTEEARALGIPFVADPSQQLSSLDGDQIRALVDGAELLVTNDYEAALIESKTGWSAEEVLEHVGTRITTLGPKGCVVQRRGEPDVEVPVVPEERKADPTGVGDAFRAGFLAARSWGLGLERSAQVGTLLATYVLETVGTQEYVLERGAFLDRLAGTYGDTARDEVAPHLPG, encoded by the coding sequence ATGCGCATCGCCGTCACCGGGTCCATCGCGACCGACTACCTCATGACGTTCTCCGGCCGCTTCGCCGACCAGCTCCTGCCGGACCAGCTCGACCGGCTGTCGCTGTCGTTCCTCGCGGAGGAGCTGGACCTGCGCCGGGGCGGCGTCGCCGCGAACATCGCGTTCGGCATGGCGGTGCTCGGCGAGCGGCCGATCCTCGTCGGCGCCGTCGGCAGCGACTGGGGCGACTACGAGTCGTGGCTGTCGCGGCACGGCGTCGACACGTCCGGCGTCCACGTCAGCGACCTCAAGCACACCGCGCGCTTCTTCTGCACGACCGACGCCGCGCAGTGCCAGGTCGCGACGTTCTACCCGGGCGCCATGAGCGAGGCGCGCGACATCGAGCTCGCGCCCGTCGCCGAGCGCGCCGGCGGGCTCGACCTCGTCGTGGTCAGCCCGAACGACCCCCAGGCGATGCTGCGGCACACCGAGGAGGCGCGCGCGCTGGGCATCCCGTTCGTCGCCGACCCCAGTCAGCAGCTCTCCTCCCTCGACGGCGACCAGATCCGCGCGCTGGTCGACGGCGCCGAGCTGCTCGTCACCAACGACTACGAGGCCGCGCTGATCGAGTCGAAGACCGGCTGGTCCGCCGAGGAGGTCCTCGAGCACGTCGGCACCCGCATCACGACGCTCGGCCCAAAGGGCTGCGTCGTGCAGCGCCGCGGCGAGCCGGACGTCGAGGTCCCGGTCGTGCCGGAGGAGCGCAAGGCCGACCCGACCGGTGTCGGCGACGCGTTCCGCGCGGGCTTCCTCGCGGCGCGGTCGTGGGGGCTGGGGCTGGAGCGTTCGGCGCAGGTCGGCACGCTGCTCGCGACGTACGTGCTGGAGACCGTCGGCACGCAGGAGTACGTGCTCGAACGCGGCGCGTTCCTCGACCGGCTCGCCGGCACCTACGGCGACACCGCCCGCGACGAGGTCGCCCCGCACCTCCCCGGGTAG
- a CDS encoding ImmA/IrrE family metallo-endopeptidase — MTVPSAIKEQAARDAQALLATVWSGRGRSVPVDPIRIAQELGIQVLEAPLAPDVSAALIKRPGEDPQIVVNRDDSRNRQRFSCAHELGHFYLRRDDQEQYDYVDFRDSFSASGLGDAEVYANEFAACLLMPADEMRALHGQGCDEVQMAVHFNVSRDALHFRAKNLSLA, encoded by the coding sequence GTGACCGTGCCGAGCGCGATCAAGGAGCAGGCCGCGCGGGACGCGCAGGCGCTCCTCGCGACGGTCTGGTCGGGCCGGGGACGCAGTGTCCCGGTCGACCCGATCCGGATCGCGCAGGAGCTCGGCATCCAGGTCCTCGAGGCGCCCCTCGCCCCGGACGTCTCCGCCGCGCTCATCAAGCGTCCCGGCGAGGACCCGCAGATCGTCGTCAACCGCGACGACAGCAGGAACCGCCAGCGCTTCAGCTGCGCCCACGAGCTCGGGCACTTCTACCTGCGCCGGGACGACCAGGAGCAGTACGACTACGTCGACTTCCGCGACAGCTTCTCGGCATCGGGGCTCGGCGACGCCGAGGTCTACGCCAACGAGTTCGCGGCGTGCCTGCTGATGCCCGCCGACGAGATGCGCGCGTTGCACGGGCAGGGCTGCGACGAGGTCCAGATGGCCGTGCACTTCAACGTCTCGCGCGACGCGCTGCACTTCCGCGCGAAGAACCTCAGCCTGGCGTAG
- a CDS encoding sulfurtransferase TusA family protein → MTADLTVDTLGKRCPVPVIELAKHIGEVPVGGVVAVVSDDAAARVDIPVWCRMKGHEYAGSEPMETGVAYLVKRLA, encoded by the coding sequence GTGACCGCCGACCTCACGGTCGACACGCTCGGCAAGCGCTGCCCCGTCCCCGTCATCGAGCTGGCGAAGCACATCGGCGAGGTGCCGGTCGGCGGCGTCGTCGCCGTCGTCAGCGACGACGCGGCGGCCCGCGTCGACATCCCGGTCTGGTGCCGGATGAAGGGCCACGAGTACGCCGGCTCCGAGCCCATGGAGACGGGCGTCGCCTACCTGGTCAAGCGCCTCGCCTGA
- a CDS encoding aminotransferase class V-fold PLP-dependent enzyme, which produces MTYLDTASTVPLHPAAQEVLRACYDEAWPDPHRLYGDGRRARLLLDDARGRVAGCLGVRPDEVHFTTSGTASIAAALRGAAHGRRRVGKHVVVTAVEHSAVLAVADEHDATRVPVSRTGRVSAADVAAALRDDTAVVSVQHANHEVGTAQPVEEVVAACAERDIPVHVDACASVGWLPVTAGGAALLSASAHKWGGVPGVGVLVVRKGTRWRAPTPEGFPNVPAIVASALALEAVLVERLELAPRLAALTGRIRAEVPERIPDCEVLGEPDDRLPHVVTFSCLYVDGEALVTELDKRGFAVNSGSSCASETGHPSHVLEAMGVLSHGNVRVSLGRDTTDADVTAFLDAVTEVVADVRRHL; this is translated from the coding sequence GTGACGTACCTCGACACCGCCTCGACGGTGCCGCTGCACCCGGCCGCCCAGGAGGTGCTCCGCGCCTGCTACGACGAGGCGTGGCCGGACCCGCACCGCCTCTACGGCGACGGCCGCCGGGCCCGCCTGCTGCTCGACGACGCGCGCGGCCGGGTCGCCGGCTGCCTCGGCGTCCGGCCCGACGAGGTCCACTTCACGACGTCCGGAACGGCCTCGATCGCCGCCGCCCTGCGCGGTGCCGCGCACGGCCGCCGCCGCGTCGGCAAGCACGTCGTCGTCACCGCCGTCGAGCACTCCGCCGTGCTGGCCGTCGCCGACGAGCACGACGCGACGCGGGTGCCGGTGTCGCGCACCGGGCGGGTGTCCGCGGCCGACGTGGCGGCGGCGTTGCGCGACGACACCGCGGTCGTCTCCGTCCAGCACGCCAACCACGAGGTCGGCACCGCGCAGCCGGTCGAGGAGGTCGTCGCCGCCTGCGCCGAGCGCGACATCCCCGTCCACGTCGACGCCTGCGCGTCGGTCGGCTGGCTGCCCGTCACGGCCGGCGGCGCGGCGTTGCTGTCGGCGTCGGCGCACAAGTGGGGCGGCGTCCCCGGCGTCGGCGTGCTCGTCGTGCGCAAGGGGACGCGGTGGCGCGCACCGACGCCCGAGGGGTTCCCGAACGTCCCCGCGATCGTCGCGTCCGCGCTCGCGCTGGAGGCGGTGCTGGTCGAACGCCTCGAGCTCGCGCCGCGGCTGGCCGCGCTCACCGGCCGCATCCGCGCCGAGGTGCCCGAACGCATCCCCGACTGCGAGGTGCTCGGCGAGCCGGACGACCGGCTGCCGCACGTCGTGACGTTCTCCTGCCTCTACGTCGACGGCGAGGCGCTGGTCACCGAGCTCGACAAGCGTGGCTTCGCCGTCAACAGCGGCTCGTCCTGCGCCTCCGAGACGGGCCACCCGAGCCACGTGCTGGAGGCGATGGGCGTGCTCTCGCACGGCAACGTCCGCGTCTCGCTCGGCCGCGACACGACCGACGCCGACGTGACGGCGTTCCTCGACGCGGTGACGGAGGTCGTGGCGGACGTGCGGCGGCACCTGTGA
- a CDS encoding 2-oxoacid:acceptor oxidoreductase subunit alpha: protein MTTTKSVAELDRVVIRFAGDSGDGMQLTGDRFTSATAAFGNDLATLPDFPAEIRAPAGSLAGVSGFQIHFSNDDVTMPGDQPDVLVAMNPAALRANLRDVPPGATLIVNEDAFTERNMEKVGYATNPLDDGSLDAYTVYRLQLTSMTTKAVAGLDISKKEAERTKNMFALGLMSWMYGRPTESTEDWIAAKFASKPAIKEANLKAFRAGWNFGETTELIAGSYVVRPQKAAPGVYRNISGNTALAYGLVAAARLSGLPLFLGSYPITPASDILHELSKHKNFGVRTFQAEDEIAAAAAALGAAFGGALAVTTTAGPGVALKSETISLAVSVELPMVIVNIQRGGPSTGLPTKTEQSDLFQAMYGRHGESPIPIVAALSASDCFDAAIEACRIATKYRTPVFLLSDGFLANGAEPWLLPKEEDLPDLRVSFAEGPNHDGEFWPFLRDPETLARPWAVPGTPGLMHRIGGIEKADGTGHISYDPANHQLMSELRRDKVAGIATDMPPLAVDDPSGNARVLVLGWGSTWGAIRAACRRARAQGIDVAHAHLRHLNPFPANTGDVLRSYDKVLVPEMNLGQLVTIVRSTYLVDAQGLNKIMGRPFTAGEIASKIEELAR, encoded by the coding sequence ATGACCACCACCAAGTCGGTCGCCGAACTCGACCGTGTCGTCATCCGGTTCGCCGGCGACTCCGGCGACGGGATGCAGCTCACCGGCGACCGCTTCACCAGCGCGACCGCGGCGTTCGGCAACGACCTCGCGACGCTGCCCGACTTCCCCGCGGAGATCCGCGCGCCAGCCGGCTCGCTCGCGGGCGTGTCGGGCTTCCAGATCCACTTCTCCAACGACGACGTCACCATGCCGGGCGACCAGCCGGACGTCCTCGTCGCGATGAACCCGGCCGCGCTGCGCGCCAACCTCCGCGACGTCCCGCCGGGCGCGACGCTGATCGTCAACGAGGACGCGTTCACCGAGCGGAACATGGAGAAGGTCGGCTACGCGACCAACCCGCTCGACGACGGCTCGCTCGACGCCTACACCGTCTACCGGCTCCAGCTCACGTCGATGACAACGAAGGCCGTCGCCGGGCTCGACATCAGCAAGAAGGAGGCCGAGCGGACCAAGAACATGTTCGCGCTCGGGCTGATGTCGTGGATGTACGGCCGCCCGACCGAGTCGACCGAGGACTGGATCGCCGCGAAGTTCGCCAGCAAGCCGGCGATCAAGGAGGCGAACCTCAAGGCGTTCCGCGCCGGCTGGAACTTCGGCGAGACCACCGAGCTGATCGCCGGCTCGTACGTCGTCCGCCCGCAGAAGGCCGCGCCCGGCGTCTACCGGAACATCAGCGGCAACACCGCTCTCGCCTACGGCCTCGTCGCCGCGGCGCGGCTGTCGGGCCTGCCGTTGTTCCTCGGCTCGTACCCGATCACGCCGGCGTCGGACATCCTGCACGAGCTGTCCAAGCACAAGAACTTCGGCGTGCGGACGTTCCAGGCCGAGGACGAGATCGCCGCGGCCGCGGCCGCGCTCGGCGCGGCGTTCGGCGGCGCGCTCGCGGTCACCACGACGGCCGGCCCGGGCGTCGCGCTGAAGTCGGAGACCATCTCGCTCGCCGTCTCCGTCGAGCTGCCGATGGTCATCGTCAACATCCAGCGCGGCGGCCCGTCCACCGGCCTGCCGACCAAGACCGAGCAGAGCGACCTGTTCCAGGCCATGTACGGCCGGCACGGCGAGTCGCCCATCCCGATCGTGGCCGCGTTGTCGGCGTCGGACTGCTTCGACGCGGCGATCGAGGCGTGCCGCATCGCGACGAAGTACCGCACCCCGGTGTTCCTGCTCTCCGACGGTTTCCTCGCCAACGGCGCCGAGCCGTGGCTGCTGCCGAAGGAGGAGGACCTGCCGGACCTGCGCGTGTCGTTCGCCGAGGGGCCCAACCACGACGGCGAGTTCTGGCCGTTCCTGCGCGACCCGGAGACGCTGGCCCGCCCGTGGGCCGTCCCCGGCACGCCCGGGCTGATGCACCGCATCGGCGGCATCGAGAAGGCCGACGGCACCGGCCACATCTCGTACGACCCGGCCAACCACCAGCTCATGTCCGAGCTGCGCCGCGACAAGGTCGCCGGCATCGCCACGGACATGCCGCCGCTGGCGGTGGACGACCCGTCGGGCAACGCCCGCGTGCTCGTCCTCGGCTGGGGCTCCACCTGGGGCGCGATCCGCGCCGCCTGCCGCCGCGCCCGCGCGCAGGGCATCGACGTCGCCCACGCGCACCTGCGCCACCTCAACCCGTTCCCGGCGAACACCGGCGACGTGCTGCGGTCGTACGACAAGGTGCTCGTCCCGGAGATGAACCTCGGCCAGCTCGTCACGATCGTGCGCTCGACGTACCTCGTGGACGCGCAGGGCCTCAACAAGATCATGGGCCGGCCGTTCACCGCCGGCGAGATCGCTTCCAAGATCGAGGAGCTGGCGCGATGA
- a CDS encoding 2-oxoacid:ferredoxin oxidoreductase subunit beta, translating to MTALDEGTAALTKKDFTSDQEPRWCPGCGDYAILAAVQSLMPEFHRPPHEVVFISGIGCSSRFPYYMNTYGFHTIHGRAPAIATGLAITRPDLDVWVVTGDGDALSIGGNHFVHLMRRNVNLKVLLFNNQIYGLTKGQYSPTSELGKVTKSTPFGSVDHPFNPVSLAIGAEATFVARSLDVDKKHLTDVLRRAYQHRGTAFVEIYQNCNIFNDNAFLNITGRETRDEFQIRLEHGKPIRFGPNGEHGVIMGDGGNCEVVDVAAVGEDRLLVHDEHAENPGLAFALSRLAHGPSSPTPLGIFRDVERTSYGEEMERQVAAATATKGPGDLMALLHSADTWEVS from the coding sequence ATGACCGCGCTCGACGAGGGCACCGCCGCCCTCACCAAGAAGGACTTCACCAGCGACCAGGAGCCGCGCTGGTGCCCCGGCTGCGGCGACTACGCGATCCTCGCGGCGGTCCAGTCGTTGATGCCGGAGTTCCACCGGCCGCCGCACGAGGTCGTGTTCATCTCCGGCATCGGCTGCTCGTCGCGGTTCCCGTACTACATGAACACCTACGGCTTCCACACCATCCACGGCCGCGCGCCGGCGATCGCCACCGGCCTCGCCATCACCCGCCCGGACCTCGACGTGTGGGTCGTCACCGGCGACGGCGACGCGCTGTCCATCGGCGGCAACCACTTCGTCCACCTGATGCGGCGCAACGTCAACCTCAAGGTCCTGCTGTTCAACAACCAGATCTACGGCCTCACCAAGGGCCAGTACTCGCCGACGTCCGAGCTCGGCAAGGTCACCAAGTCCACGCCGTTCGGCTCGGTCGACCACCCGTTCAACCCGGTGTCGCTCGCCATCGGCGCCGAGGCGACGTTCGTCGCGCGGTCGCTCGACGTCGACAAGAAGCACCTCACCGACGTGCTGCGCCGGGCCTACCAGCACCGCGGCACGGCGTTCGTCGAGATCTACCAGAACTGCAACATCTTCAACGACAACGCGTTCCTCAACATCACCGGCCGCGAGACCCGCGACGAGTTCCAGATCCGGCTCGAGCACGGCAAGCCGATCCGCTTCGGCCCGAACGGCGAGCACGGCGTGATCATGGGCGACGGCGGCAACTGCGAGGTCGTCGACGTGGCCGCCGTCGGCGAGGACCGGCTGCTCGTCCACGACGAGCACGCCGAGAACCCGGGCCTCGCGTTCGCGCTGTCCCGGCTCGCGCACGGCCCGTCGTCGCCGACGCCGCTCGGCATCTTCCGCGACGTCGAGCGGACGTCGTACGGCGAGGAGATGGAGCGCCAGGTCGCCGCCGCCACCGCCACCAAGGGGCCCGGCGACCTGATGGCGCTGCTGCACAGCGCCGACACGTGGGAGGTCTCGTAG
- a CDS encoding ribonuclease E inhibitor RraB has translation MGGLVARLFRRRRPAPPAALADDGSLTTVGRAEPVPDTPDASDGAAVAAIAASGVDLSQPLLLRHVLLVRDPAAAEGLTAAVRAEGYDVRLNTVDGGLTWIVVATETALLTPVHAARARARFTSLASRHGAAYDGWEAAAPPA, from the coding sequence GTGGGAGGTCTCGTAGCCCGGCTGTTCCGGCGGCGGCGTCCCGCCCCGCCCGCGGCGCTGGCCGACGACGGGTCGCTGACCACCGTCGGCCGCGCCGAGCCGGTCCCGGACACCCCCGACGCCTCCGACGGTGCCGCCGTGGCCGCGATCGCGGCGTCCGGCGTTGACCTGTCCCAGCCGTTGCTGCTGCGCCACGTCCTGCTCGTCCGCGACCCGGCCGCCGCCGAGGGGCTCACCGCCGCCGTCCGCGCCGAGGGGTACGACGTGCGGCTGAACACCGTCGACGGCGGCCTCACGTGGATCGTCGTCGCGACCGAGACGGCGTTGCTGACGCCGGTGCACGCCGCCCGCGCGCGGGCGCGGTTCACCTCGCTCGCGTCCCGGCACGGGGCGGCGTACGACGGCTGGGAGGCCGCCGCCCCGCCCGCCTGA